ACTGATGCTGCCATTATGACTCACCCCTATCGTTCCCTTTCCTTTCACCTTCCCAGATCCTGCATACTCACCAAGCCCAAACAATGGCAGTCCAATAAAGGTTGTAGGTTGCGATTATTTCAATCACGTGTTTGTATTCTTTAAGTCACACGTTTGAGGGAACACGACGGTGTCATATAGAAGCTTTGTCTATTTTTGTAAAGTGATATATGTTCTAGGGGAGGTTGTGTGTGTACAACAATGCATTTCCACATTTCATGAGTCCTCGTTATGCCATATATTCTTTTAAAAATTGCTATTTCAACAGTATTCAATCTGCATTGCTCTTTAGGGGTTTCCCCCCACATTTCCCATTAATCCTCTGCCAcaggacagaaagaaagaaagaaccattTCCGGGCTTTCTAATATTGAGGCTGCTCCTGTTtcctttttcatatttttacgTGCACACATATTTAAGCACAGTAATGTTTCTACTGGCGGGATTTGAAACAATTCTTGGTATATTGGAAAGTTAAACAGCTGTGAAATCTATTTCGGCAGgttttgatgaaataaaagttgACTTACTTGTGCTACTTAAAAGTTTGCCCACACAAACTTCTGCGACTGAAAGAGAAAACTTTTGGGTCCGCCAATTATCTCGTTCCAAAGCCACACAGTGCCACCTAGCGGCCATTTCATGTCAACAGATGACAGGATGCTCTGAACAAAGATCACATTTATTCTTTCCAGGGGAAATTCCACAGCTTTAATGTGTTACAAAATGCATGAACAGAAACAAGAGGCTGAAGTAaacatgaatttaaaaaagacattttatgtCAAAAGGTCAACACCGGCTACGCAAATCACTAttagacatttttttacactACGTGTATGTTGTGTATCTTTCCTCCTACTTCTTTTCGGGCTTTTCGTTAAACTCCAGGAAGAAGTCGTTGCATGCCACAGTGAGGGCACCCACTAGGATGATGAACTCGGTAAAATCCACCTCGCCGTCCCCGTTGGCGTCCAGTTCACGCATAACTTTATCCACTGCCTCCTTATCTTGGGCGTtctgcaaaaaagaaataaaaaaataagaaaaatacaaaacaatatacatactaaaaaatgtatataaaaaaatatatatactaaaacaattatatataaataaataaataaagcacccATACCCCGAGGTAGTTTTGCAGTTCGGTGGTGAGCATCTCCCTGAGCTCGAGCTTGCTCAGCGTGTATTTGTCGCCTTCGTTGCCGGAATACTTGTGGAAGGTCTGGATCATGAGCTGCATGGCGTTCTCCAGACTGGACGCGTTCTCGGACTTGGGCAAGGACATTCTGCCGAGTGGATCATCATAGAAAGCAGAACGACGTGCCATTAGCGTTACGCCGCAGGCCGGGTTAAGCATCATTAAGAGGCAGAGGCGTTTAAACCCTGAAAGCGCTCTGGTGTCAACTATGCTCTATTTCTTCATCGCTAGCTTTTGTACAGCTACGCATCTGATGAGGCCTGAAACCCAAAAGCTGGATATCTTGACATTAAAATGGCTTCTTCAAAAACATGGAGGTCCAAACATgtcaaaaacatgaataatgTTCAGATTTTTGGTGCCAAATACTATTTGAGTCCTTTACAAGATAACCAACccttaaaatgacatcattagcAACATGACAAGAGTTTTCTTAagttaggaaaaaaaagaaatcttcaaAATGAACAAAGTCATCCTTACCTGACTGGAGGACGAGGGCCGGCCGGAGGTTCAGGTGCACGCAGAGAGCGACGAGAAAAAAGTAAGTGATGAGCGGGACACCCCGTCTTAAATACTCCACCC
This DNA window, taken from Syngnathus acus chromosome 16, fSynAcu1.2, whole genome shotgun sequence, encodes the following:
- the LOC119136303 gene encoding protein S100-A1-like; amino-acid sequence: MSLPKSENASSLENAMQLMIQTFHKYSGNEGDKYTLSKLELREMLTTELQNYLGNAQDKEAVDKVMRELDANGDGEVDFTEFIILVGALTVACNDFFLEFNEKPEKK